In Pseudorasbora parva isolate DD20220531a chromosome 1, ASM2467924v1, whole genome shotgun sequence, the DNA window CAGGGTTCCCAGCTCTCACTGGGTGTCCTCACAGAAGACATGTCCATTGCTGAGACAAGTGGACCACAGAGGGAAGAAACCGAGTCTAAGCAACATATAATAACAGAAGAAGAGGATGTAATAGAGCTCCTTATAAATGAGAACCCGGAGGACACTGACAGTCATGAAATAGAACATTTAATTGATGATCTTCTATCTCGTGAGGAAACTGAAGATGAAGAAGCTGAAGATGAGGAGGTGAGCAGACTTCAAACTCCTGACCCAGAAAATGAGAGGATCAGCCCTCATAATGAATCATTGGTCCCTGCAGAAGAGGAAGAGTTTGGCCTTAGCATCGACAATGAAGAACGCATGGCCCTGCTGCATGAACTACAGGCGGAGAATGAAAAGCTCAGCGAGATAAATGGTCAGCTGCAGGCCAAAATAGCAAAATACCTCAGTAAGAAGACAGTTGCCAAACTGGAAGGAGATATCCCTGGACATGAGCAGTACCAAAAGTACATGGAGCTCATGGAGGACCTGAAAATGCAACATCACCGTTGCTCAGAGCGCCACCAACAGCGGACAAAGGAGCTCCGCCAGCAGAGCTTAGAGAAACTGAACCAGGTGGAGCAGGAGCTGAGATCATTTTCTGGACTGAAATATGAGACTGCCATGAAAGCATTGACTGGTAAGGTAGACAAACAGGCAGCCCTGGCAAAGGTGGAGCAGCTGCAGGCAGACGGACTGAAGCAGGAAGACAAGCTGGCATGTGTGCGTATCATCAGTATCAAGCTCAAGAACAAAATAGATCAAACTGAGATGGCACTTAAATCCAAACGGGAGCTGGCTGATGGCTTGCTGCTGATGGACTTTGAGCAGCTCAAAGGAGAGAACAAGACATTTAATGACAAGATAAACGAGCAGGAGAATGAGCTAAGTAATCTAAAAGAGAAGGTTGCCTGCACTGTGCAGGTAAATCACATAGTTTATTTCCTAAATATCAACTAAACATCTCAAAAAttaactttctttctttctttctttctttctttctttctttctttctttctttctttctttctttctttctttctttctttctttctttctttctttctttctttctttctttctttctttctttctttctttctttctttctttcttgttcAAATGTTGTTGTGCATATAAAGCTATTCATAGTAGGCTACTGATCTCATTAATTACATTTCTTTCACATGTTTCTTTCCATCAACCTCAGGGCATTTCTCATGTGAAAGAGAAGCACCATTTCATGCAGATAGAGAATAAGGCCAAACGCACCCAGCTTGCCAAGGCAGACACATTAGTTGCTCTTAAACGTGAAGTGCTGACACGTACCCGTCAGGTTCGTGATGGCCTACGGGCAGACAATCTTAAGCTGCAGCAGCGCTGTGGCCTGCTGGGAAACACCACACTGCTGCGGGACTTTGAGGAGAAGGTAGACACCTCCGAATGTCTGCAGCAGAGACTGGAGATGTTAAAGAGACGCCATGCTGAGCTCATACTGAAGTGTGACGGAGTGAAGCGGAAGATTGAGCAAAGCAAACCAGAGTAGAACCAGTGGGTATCACATCAATTTCAGTAAATTGTTTCTGTCAAATGTAATGTGTGTAACTTGACAAAGCATTAAagtttaaaatcaaaatggGTAGAAATACTGAGAAATAATACTTATCAAATGATACTTGTCATCAAATTTGCCTTAGCATTCAAAGTTTATATCTAATTAGTTGTTATGATTGTTTCAATGCCAGCAGATGGCGATATTTTTCATATCTTACCTTGGCAGCTAATTGTCATATGTATCCTCTTCAGAAATCTGATATCACCACCTGATATTTTAGCGTCTGTTGATAGTCTAACTACTTTAAAAGATGCTGTTAAATTCTTTATTCTTTGGTTCAAAGCTGGAGTAATTTAAATGGCCTTTCTATTCTAACTTACTGTATCAATTGACAAAGGCAGCATTTGTTGACAAAAGAACAAAcacatacagtaaaaacatgGACATGGTCAGACATTTTACTTAAAATTGTATCACTTGCACCAAAAACCTCCACCAGTGCATTCTCTAATAACTCTTAAAGCATCAATTTAGCGATTGTATGTCTGTATTTAAATGCTCATATACAGTGCCGATAtagattcataaaaaaataagaaaaggtAACATAGTCTGACTGGCCACTGTAGCCCATTATTCATACTTTGGCACAGAtatattaaaggcacaatatgtaagatctttggattaaaatatccaaataaaagcaTATATTTTGCTGACTTGTGTACATACTTTATGCCAATTGTTTACAAGAATGTTTTAATCCAGATAAATGAtctattttaaccaggacatggaGCGTGTCCATGTGTCACTGTcattcataaataataataataataatagattttatttataatgcacttttcattccgaagaatctcaaagtgcaacaggggggggggggaataacaacaaaaaatgaataacaagtaaaaatatagaatactacaaacaatcaaccaacacagaaaacagaacagaaacagagctgatggtgaacagaaacagagctgatggtgaacagaaacagagctgatggtggacagaaaacagctgatggtggacagaaaacagctgatggtggaagtctctgttagctccgcagcacactgttagctccgcagcacactgtggtccactccatgtttcagatttctcccagcggcagtgtcccgatgacatcgccgaggcacgacagctgaagaccagatgatgggtcttcttcatgacgattcaaacgatggggatcgctgcagcaccatgcaggaggcagaacattcctccgggcacttctgtggacacaccggggccggcgcagatgtccaagccgctccacggtcgcaatgcaggacggaacagcggcgcagccgagaagcggaacatcccaacatcatgccggacgccgacgacgagagcccggatgacgctagcccggtgcaaacttcagccaccatgcagcccaagcccaagggagaccaccagtgagcacccgcgacgagaaacatcaaatgtcctccaaaccagaaaccaaccgcagcaattcaaacgtaaacattagagaagcggttgaaaacggcgaaacgacgaacaacgacctctcagtggctgccagcaatcagcaacagtcccaattgtagctctgactgttagactagtcacaaacataaggacataaaataaaatgtaaatctaatagtacattaacatgatttgttgtgggtggagaagcggcgaacagacaacgccagcgtcctctcccccacgttgcctagcaacataTCCAAAATAAGGGAAAGAATCCATAAATAATCCATAAATAAGGGAAGGAAGGATCGGGAATCTGAACATTtaacaacttttaattaaaaacaaataaacaaaccgaaagtaacgtgggcagccgctcacggacaactgcccgcacacacaataaaaccataacataaagtccagtcGCTCTCCTTATACGCCTCCAAGCTCCCTAATGCGAGGACTCGAGACcagtgtggctcgcaggtgacacTCATTCGCAACCACGTCCCtggtctcgctcgctcctcccatATCTCTCGCTCGTCCACCTCGCCATAGTCACcttttaatgacatcatatccggtTACTCTCGATTTTTGtagaaaacatggaaacaccaaagacgctttaatgTACTGTAAGCTTTATTAGTCAAAAGAACAACTGTTTGGAGACATTTATAGACAGAAAACAAATTATTGTACAGTAGCATTTTCTCCATTGTTGTCACCATTATGTTTAGTTTGTTTTCATCAAGTCTTTGTTTATTTGCCACCACACATCAATCACCGTGGACGCTTAACTAATCATCTCAGCTgttcttaatttgtgttaatcATCTGTATATTTAGTTCATGCTTTTCCTCAGTTCACTGTCCGGTATTGGTTGTGTCCTGCGCACACTGTCTCGCATTTTGGCTTGTTACTTGGATCATATTAATAAACGCTGTGTTACCTTTATCATCGTCTTCTATGAGTGTTACAGTAATacaatgttttaaaattaattgcATGCCATTTGGCAACCATCCAGCAATTATTACTGAAATTCTAATAttgatctagcttactgcagtgtgcaagtgtctcatagcagcCGTGAAACGAACACAAGTTATAAAACTGCAGTGTTTTAACATATAGTGTAGTTTTAatcttataaaataattttcaacacactcataATGCAGTGATGTGTTAGACAACTTACGCTTGACCAAAAGAAGCGGAAGTGGCAACTGTGACATAATAAAAGTTCCAGGCATACAGCTATACCTCAACTCTCCATCCCTTGTGGCTCTACTGCAGTCTTCCAGGTCCCTGCCTCCGCCTTAGTCCCACGAGTCATCACCTTTGGTCTTGGCCTGGCTCTTCATATCCCTGGTTTCACCTGGGTCTCCACCTCTGTTGGACAGAATTTTGGCTCAATCCTGGTTCTGCCCTCCATCGGTTATACCGTGGATCCTCATTCTGGCCCTAGTCTGGCTCGCTCTGTGCCTTCAACAATTTCACACTACTGCCCTCTCACTCACTGTTCCCCCTCACTGCCTCAATCCCTTCTTATGGACCTTCAAGAACTACACCAAACTACTTGGTCAAGGACCATTACAGTTTTTGTGTTCATCAGGAGCTGGACGTGGAGGGGTGGGGGTTGGGTAATGTCAAATATGCTCTCTATTTGTCCATCTTCAACAGTTACTCTTTGTCTTGTCTCAACTTCGGACAGATGACTTACCTGCTTTGCTAACCTTTTGGATCTCTATGTGATACTCCAGCAATCTCCTTAGATAACTATTCATTGAACATGATGATCACTATCAGACAAGACATCCAAAGGATGTAGGATAAAATACTACCTTACAAAGGAAAATAATACCTCCCAATCACATCTTTATTGTGTCCATTTGAAGCAAAACTGACTTTCATTGTCTCCAACAACGTACCTGTCTAAACACCTTACTTTTTTGAAGAGGTGCTCTCTCTACACTCCTGCTCCAGACATCATTTCTCCGCCATCACCCTGGTAAAGAAACTCACCTGCTTGCATTTAAATTCATCACTGTCAATAAATACTATGTTTGGGTTTAACTTTATTTCTATCTCTTAATGTTCCCTGAAAGAAGACCAGACCAAACCAACATGAACCTAACAGCATATTCACCCGTCCACCTCACTGACCTGCTACTCTTACAAGCTAGCCACCTACTAGAAGATCATGAGGAGTTCTAGAGCTCCTCCTAGAGTTTAAAACTGTCCCACCTTGTGTTCTGGAGCGACTACACTCTGAGAGTGTCTTCTGGCAGGGGGTTGGATGATCATCTCTTTAAACAGCTACCAGCAGGAACTACCACATGTACCCTGGAACGATATGTAGAAAATGAACTGTGGCTCTTCCCTCATGGTCACAGGCGCCCTGGCAACCTCCAGTCCTACTGGTGCTGTCAGTCTCAGAGACACTGCCCATCAGAGCCCACCTGATGCTACATGAGCACCTGAATGCTACATCCTGCAGCCCTACTCATCCAAGAGCATGTCGGACCATGTGCGAGAGCAGGCACCCATGGCCGTCCCAGTATTAAGGTGGAATTTGACTGTGATTTCACTCTGGCGAATCGATTTGAATCAAACAAGTTTTTATAGAGGTCAGTGATCagcaaacaaagatttttttgtttgtttgtttgtttaagcacaagactttTTCAGTGCCAGAGGGAAAACATGCTTCAGCTGTATTTTCCCTGCTGTTGCTTGTTGCTGTTCATTTTCATGCTGGAACATTTAAGtctttagaatttttttatataagacTTAACTACAGACTGATTCCATAAAAAAGAAAGGTGTTTCCATTTAACATTATAGGtgaagggttttttttttctacgtGCAACCTTGCAACCTCCGACAGGAAATGCAGTGGAAGGTAACTGTTGAACCGAACAGCTAGAAACAACTAGAAACTGTTGAACAGTTGAACCAACAACTAGAAATATCTATCTGTAACTTTTGATAGTAGCCTTGGATTTGATAAACAGGTTGATAGTGTGGTTAAAGCTATTTTTTAGCTATGTCTATTAGCTAAGgtcaaatcatttaaaatcatTCTGACCTTGAGAAAGCTAGTCATGCTTTTACTAGTTCAAgattagattattgtaatgtgcTTTATGCTGGTGTCTCACAGTCATCACTCATGTGCCTTCAGCTGGTGCAAAACACAGCAGCCCATTTTCTAACCAACACACGCAAACGTGAGCATATAACTCCAATTCTCTCATCGcttcactggcttccagtttgTTTTAGAGTGGATTTTAAAATGATATTGTTTGTATTTAAAGCTCTCAAAGGCCTTGCACCACCATACATAACTGAGATGCTGGCTTTGCATCAGCCAAATTGGACTCTTAGATCAGCAAATCAACTTTTGCTGGAAGTCCCAAGGACACTGGGGTGATCAAGCTTTTATCGTAGCTGGGCCCAGACTCTGGAACAAGCTCCCTGCTGATTTACGTACAATCACTGACCTGGGCCTCTTTAAGGATAAGCTTAAAACTCATTTATTTAGACTGGCTTTCAATGTTTAGCAGTTGCTGTGGATTTATGTATTCTATTGCTGTTGgtttctttttaaaatgttttgttttattagttGTCTTATTACTTTTATTGGAAAGCACTTTGGTTCACTTTGTGTGTTGTAAAGGgctgtataaataaatgttgatgGTTAAAGGTGCTAAAGGTCATTGGCATAAGCCTCCAACCACAAGTTCTACTCCGCTGTTCTGTTCCGCTGACAACTCTGAGGTGTTATCATAGTGACACTTTACTTGTAGGTGAGAAACTAAGCTATTATAAGACTCCACCAACACATTCTGCATAAGagaacattttgttttattattattattatgaatgatCTTGCTTTTAGaagttatttattaataattaatgtgGGGGGAAAATGTAATGCTAAAAGTTGTAGTGACTAGGGAGAAAATAGTGTCTATGAGAGATTCATGCTAGATTAATGTTTGAATTTGGAAGAAATACCCCAACCAACATTTCCATGTGAGCATGTGGGGTTTTGATGGGCTGTCACATGGACCCTGCATGGGCAACCCAAATGAGGCCTTGAGAAGTGGGTTAAAAATTGGGCTCCATTATTAATTTCTTCAAAGATTACAGAGGGTCAAATACTAAACTAATATGCTAAATTAAATTTCAAACCACCTGTACCTAAGCAAACAAAGAAATCATAAAATCAGCTGATAATGGTATAAACTAAATCAGCTGCAAAAAAttcattattaatattgtctAATATATCCCAAATATGGCCCATTTGAGACCcctaaataaacaataataggCAACCTAACTGGGTTTCACAACTTCAATCAAGCTGGAGCCTACATTCAGTCCATTAAAGTGTGACCCCTACTCTGACCCCATGCCTAGATGACGCCCATATAACCCATGCCTAAAATCCATGTGGACATGTTGGCTGGGATATTTTAGTTCTGTCTTTAACTTAGTATTACCAGTTTAAACCACAAACCATGTTGTTTTAGAAATCTATATGTTTAATTAAGTATTTTGACTAAAAGACTTCAGGTGGCAAAATGAGCAACAACACATTTATTTTGCAATACTAAATATTTGGTGAATAAATTATTCTTGACTAGGCCTATACAAAAGCCAAGTGGATCTTTTGCACAGACTGTGAGTGATGACGCATTTTAACTTGTCATCAACATCGTAAATCCTGCCACgttttatattaaaacattgtttttaatgtatgtacatttataacTGTATTCTATTACCTTTGCATCAAGTTATGAGAAACTAGTTAATGCCACTGTGAGGGTGTTTCTAATACAGTGGCTGTGGGAGTGATGGGAAAATTGATAGCGTTCTCTCTTCTGACTGCCGTTATAAGTCTCTCtctatttttttccccatttttgaaaattgattACTTCTGTTTCTCAGAAACTCAAAAATGTGAAAAGGGCCCGTTAATAGGTCAATAATTATTCACACTTACATTGATGACACAAATATGCATAGATACACCTAACAATAAATGACATTGACAACACATGTTTTTTCATTCATTACTAAATATAAATGCTTTAAAGAGTTGgcttaagtttttttttctgtcaccattttattgtatttattgactttttttccaacactggttttgattgattttcttgttttaaaaacTCTATTTAAGCTCTGCTGTTGATGTACAATTGAGGGGTCTGTAACTTTAAGGATCTGTAACACTTTATTAGAATTAAGAGCATCCTACAAGCATCATATACTATTTAATACATATTTCTTTCTTAAGCctacatgttaaaaaaaataacagtcATAAATCATGTTGTCTTTTTACATGCAGTGCTTtacagtaaaagtaaaattacagtagCAAGGTATAACTTTTTTCCACATACTTAAACACAATGTTAAAGAAATGCTAAGctcaaacagaaaacattatGCAGTTACTTGTCCTTATGCCACAGATTATAATGGAAAAAAGACAGATCATAGGAAGAAGGTTAATGAGCTAATTCTTCAGTTAAGAAACAAGTTAAATCACTCCTTAGAGTATGCACATCATCGCCACAGCTGCATCACTACAGATCACGATCATCCATTATTTTAAGGGCACTCTTCACCCAGCTCATGTCAGGGTTCACACAGATGCGAAAACCCTTCTGTGTGATAAAGCTGTTGAAAGGAAAAGATCACAGTTACTCAACTACTCAACACAGAAATCTTACATACATAGACTACACAATCCAAATCATTTCCATTCAGCAATCTTTATGATGACAAATtgcatattattaatatatttttttttttacatctatTGTTTTCAGAAAAAGGAATGCAAATTAAAACAGACAATGGAAAAACTTACATGACTCCTTGTTTGTTGCAATCCACTCTCGTCTCTATGTAGGAAATAATTTTAGTGATGGGGATTTTTCTCGCGTAATGGGTAAAACAGCATTCGGTTGGCATATTGGCATCTGTgttgaaaaaatgtcattaatttatgcaataacCACTGTAACATGAAACACCTAAATGTTATCACACTGTAAATTGTAGATCACTTATTCACGTTTAGAAATTAGTTTAACTGTCACAAcggccacaaaaaaaaaaaaaaaaaaaaaaaaaacgtttgttgaaacagtcaaaccaaaaattattcagaaaccatataactattttttttactagtgggtgcaggacactagttaatttatgtaagtgaggatagaAAAAGAAATGATATATCcaaaaattcttcatacagtggactaccagtaaaatgtataaaaatttgggaaaaaaatgattcagacagtttgacctgaccatgtttggcctaagtgttttttctttaattgctaaagtgaccttttacaccacagactgaacaaaatgaagcattgcttggtcattggttgacatattatctaattgtgtacttaaatttaacagctgacaaCTGATTGGTTGactgtaatccattacatcaaagttatctgacattatcaagattaatttgttctgacacgtcatattttattaccattttctaaactatagcgaataaactgtgagattttttttttgaaggtgtctaaataatttttgttttgaCTGTTAATTCACACCattgaacaaataaataatgaaggTTTAGTTTGACTTACTGTTGGCCAGTACACCAGACTGGAGGAATGCAACAGCCAGAATTccaataaaaagaaaaagacaatAATGACGCATGGCTGCAGATCTTTGCTTCTCGAGATAATGCTGATAACAGGAAAATGCCCTACAAACTTTACCGTGGTCTATAAAGGTAGAAGGGGAGGGGGCAGTGTGGTTTTGGTAAAGGGGCAGGTTATAGGTGAGAAAATGTTCCACTGCGAATCATAACTGCAAAAGTATGCTCATGTCTTACAGGAAACAGTTTTGTGGTTATTTCATGTAGCAAAACGCCACCTCAAATCTCTCATCATCTTAATCTTGGGTCTATAGTGCTATTATTCTCAATGTGAACattaatgaggtgatgagacaaaGCACCATGAATATAttcaagtttatttatttatatattgacACAACAAAAGCAAAGGCAGCATTTTATGACAAACATAAGAACAAGGACACGGTCAAAGCGTGTTGTGCGAGCTGCATCAATGCATACTCAAATAACGTCTGAAAGCTTCAAGTGTGGGGTTTGCATGCACAGTCTGCATTTGAATGCTTATACAGTGCCGACTGGCCAGTTATTCATACATAGGCATAGACACACTGAACATTTTACTGCCTTCATCTTATCACCCCATTTGGTTAATTtccacataaacaaaacactaacataaataCAACGCACGATACATTATTGCACTTCATTATCAACATGTTCCTGGATGCCCTATGCTCTTCTGAACAGCAGAAGTTAGTTGTTTATGATGATGTGCGCACTCAAGAACTCAACATGACATGACTGTTTACACACACAAGTCAGCTCTATAATTACAATTAAGATTGTaatggctttttttttattgtacatTAAGTCATAAATAGCTGATTGCACAACCGGACACATCAACTCTTTTTTTGTGTTATGTATGTTTTCATAAGTTTTGGACACTAACAAAGACTTCAACTTCTGGTGCTTGATCCCAGATatacaatactttttttttttttttattgttatacaTAAATTGTCTTTTGAATTGAGGGCAACGAATAATCAGATTATGGTCATGCAAACAGCCAACATTAACATAAAATGAATTCCTGGGGTTCTTGTTAATGAACAAGAAACGAAACATGAAATAGTAGAGAGTATAGTAAAGAAGATCGTGAAAATctatgaaaaagaaaagaaaatgtgcAAAGCAGCTTATTGCATTAGTGTGGTTTGAACCACAAAAAAGGTTGGAGGTTTTCCTTTGATCACAGTGATCAAAAAGCAGCAAAATCTCCCCACATTATCAAGATAATATCTAAATATAAATTTACATCATGGTGTGCAAGATGACAAGCCTTTCAATATTCTTTGCAGTGCCTTCATAGCTTGTTTACATATTACTGATATATGTCGACACATGCACACATACGATATACACTCAGTTTCCATAtgaaattaagatatttttctcacaaaaataaaataaaaaaaatcgaatcgatataataaataaacatctgGATGTTTAACATTATAAtgtcaaaccaaaaaaaaaaaaaagaagtgaaaAACGCTGTTATTGCTGTAACATTGTGGTCCCATAAATTAGGTTGCTTTACTGCTTTTTACTGTTATTTACACAAAACAAGCAAAAACTATAAAGTCCTATAACatggtatatatattttttgattcAAATTCATACATTGAATAGGTTGTGTCTTTGATTTTAATCTCGACTTGATGCCTTAATAATTTACCGCAGTCTCTTTTTGATTAACAAAGACATTAGGTCAAACAACGTTAAGATGAGCTGTATGGGACCAAACCAACACCACCTGCAGGTTTTCCTATACGTAATCTTTCATCTACTTTCTTTTTAACACTTCAACCTCTTTGAGATCCAACTTGCACCACAATGTTAAAGCCACATTCATTACACTAAATTTCTGTTGTAAACTGAAGCCAAACTTTAGAAACGCTATAACTGGTATATAAGAAACATCATGTTTGGATTTAGACTGGCACAATATTTTCcataagaaaaaaagagaaagaatcCAGTCATAATACCACAACACACCAAATATCTTCCAGTACACACTCAAATCTTTAAATAAAGACATTGGTGAGATGGAGGACAGCAACAGAGAACAGACAAGAGGTAGAATAAATGATAGTTCTTGAGAAGAAACTTggattaaaaagtgataaacagTGGTGGGATTCACTGACATTGCATCCTAGCAAACAATATAACCTCATGATTTGTGCACTTCCAGTTTAACACATAAAACTCCCTTTGAGACGCCCAGATTTTGAAGGTCACTCAGAGGTCAGTATTTTTCTACACtttaaaaacatgaacaaacaaattaaaatctcAGAAAACCAcagcaaaatatatattactTTATTTCCCTTAAATGGAAATATTTAAGCTGAGGGAGAGAAAAGGATAAAGTCAAGGATAAAGGTGTAAATAGCAGAAAGAGGCATGAAATAGTCTAGAGcttcacaaactcacacacctaATTGAGAGATGGAGTGTACATTCATGTGACGTTGTCTCCGTTCCAGCCCTGTGACCTCAGTTTGTATGGAAGAGGACACATACAGTGGTCACTGGAACTGATATTCTCTGATGAGGTGCCCGAGGTGTGCAGAGTCAACATGAGTTTCTCTCTTAGTCTCTGTAAGCTGGAAAAGAACACGAGGATGCATCCTTAGCGTTTCAGTAGTGGACTGCCCCGGTCTTGTCCTTTCATCAAAGCCTGAAGAACCTAGAGGAGCAAAAGAGGGGGGGAAAATACTTGTAAAGTCCCATCAgattaaaatttattttaataaaactaaattaTTTCAAACTAAATTATTAGTTTTcaataaaactaaattaattacattttaaaaggtatTAAGACCCTTTTATTGGGTCAattcttcttttcttttgtttaattgtatgcattaaaagCAACATTAAAGACATACTTAGTGTTACAAAGATTCACATTTCAAATAAACACTGTTAATTTGAATTTCCTATTCTTTGAAATATcctgaaaaaaacatttccacaGAACAACATCAATTTAACAAGTCAGaaatcagaaatgttttttgatcctattagaatgatttcggaaggatcatgtgacactgaacacactcacc includes these proteins:
- the cfap184 gene encoding coiled-coil domain-containing protein 96 translates to MEEGSLNHEESTLVENTETFEDLTEATSVQDGEKESEETQAPNISEAVENDVVEQGSQLSLGVLTEDMSIAETSGPQREETESKQHIITEEEDVIELLINENPEDTDSHEIEHLIDDLLSREETEDEEAEDEEVSRLQTPDPENERISPHNESLVPAEEEEFGLSIDNEERMALLHELQAENEKLSEINGQLQAKIAKYLSKKTVAKLEGDIPGHEQYQKYMELMEDLKMQHHRCSERHQQRTKELRQQSLEKLNQVEQELRSFSGLKYETAMKALTGKVDKQAALAKVEQLQADGLKQEDKLACVRIISIKLKNKIDQTEMALKSKRELADGLLLMDFEQLKGENKTFNDKINEQENELSNLKEKVACTVQGISHVKEKHHFMQIENKAKRTQLAKADTLVALKREVLTRTRQVRDGLRADNLKLQQRCGLLGNTTLLRDFEEKVDTSECLQQRLEMLKRRHAELILKCDGVKRKIEQSKPE
- the ccl36.1 gene encoding C-C motif chemokine 36.1, translating into MRHYCLFLFIGILAVAFLQSGVLANNANMPTECCFTHYARKIPITKIISYIETRVDCNKQGVIFITQKGFRICVNPDMSWVKSALKIMDDRDL